Proteins encoded by one window of Halobaculum halobium:
- a CDS encoding twin-arginine translocase subunit TatC, which yields MSSALDEDTQQTLADGRATAGAMLRSAQKDLQKVFLVFLAGFMGTFYALRLYVWDFLKSVTRAQLSDAAGQEVEIIAQTPFDVILLQAKIGLIVGIIVGVPPLLYFSRDALRERGAWPQAPVARWKLALIFVLAVGLFAGGVAYGYLVFFPFMFAFLANNALSAGILPTYSIVKWAQFIALLTFSFGFAAQMPLAITALSYAEIVPYETFREKWRHAVVGIFVFGAVFSPPDPFTQVMWAAPLLLLYAASLYLAKVVVTAKRGSERIDAAATARVHWNVLAGVGVAAGAAVYLFYARGGAAAVNGAVAGTGLTSYRFATGLAAPALAALSAGVGVALTLVALAYFVYAELDETTAVGGDAGDPDAIDLSALDEVGVRAAPPEAFDGMTEPEALEAASAAMDADEPGKAQAILDRFDEAAAAGTAGSPAEEAADGAEVGRSGPPRDLFAGDVGVVGVIQRGAGFVDWRGRFGSLWNVLLGIAGTVAAAGYVLVERPELADSVLAEYGASAAGVLSVLGVSGTAALAAFVGAGVGVALLLAGILAVYFAYVAGTDPDAVDVEVLTTEEVRRAPDAVFDGISERRANYLADRAAAAGDSAKARAVLDRFDELQAAHEAAESSADEPGGTGGTGGSSGPSIPGLSSDAGDRASRATGTFLEGLTGGGRDEEDIGGYYDDLAFIAASLRSRLFILVSVFGVTLASVFAFLYLGGIGDVKNNFVNRIPEEIVGVGAENFGVIVLHPVEALIFEVKISTIAGAVAVLPFMAYYAWPALRDRGFVRGRRQVVFGWVAALLAGLLGGLALGYTVIAPAVISWLVSDALAAGMVISYRISDFAWLVFFTTVGIGFLADVPVLMVLLNTIGVSYQAMRSRWREATIAIMLAAALFTPADVFTMFLVTIPLMAAYGVGLAILWVLTLGGRRNLAKPTVDLTR from the coding sequence ATGTCGAGCGCGCTCGACGAGGACACGCAACAGACGCTGGCGGACGGCAGGGCCACCGCCGGCGCGATGCTCAGGTCTGCGCAGAAGGACCTCCAGAAGGTGTTCCTCGTCTTCCTCGCCGGATTCATGGGGACGTTCTACGCCCTCCGGCTGTACGTCTGGGACTTCCTCAAGTCTGTCACGCGCGCCCAACTCAGCGATGCCGCCGGTCAGGAGGTCGAGATCATCGCGCAGACGCCGTTCGACGTGATCCTCCTCCAGGCGAAGATCGGCCTCATCGTCGGGATCATCGTCGGGGTCCCGCCGCTGTTGTACTTCTCTCGGGACGCGCTCCGCGAGCGGGGCGCTTGGCCGCAGGCGCCGGTCGCCCGCTGGAAGCTCGCGCTCATCTTCGTGCTCGCCGTCGGGCTGTTCGCCGGGGGCGTCGCCTACGGCTACCTCGTGTTCTTCCCGTTCATGTTCGCGTTCCTCGCGAACAACGCGCTCTCGGCGGGGATTCTCCCGACCTACTCCATCGTGAAGTGGGCGCAGTTCATCGCGCTGCTCACGTTCTCGTTCGGCTTCGCCGCCCAGATGCCGCTGGCCATTACGGCGCTCTCGTACGCCGAGATCGTCCCCTACGAGACGTTCCGCGAGAAGTGGCGCCACGCCGTCGTCGGTATCTTCGTGTTCGGCGCCGTGTTCTCGCCGCCGGACCCGTTCACGCAGGTGATGTGGGCGGCGCCGCTGCTGCTGTTGTACGCGGCGTCGCTGTACCTCGCGAAGGTCGTGGTCACCGCCAAGCGCGGCAGCGAGCGCATCGACGCGGCCGCGACCGCCCGGGTCCACTGGAACGTGCTCGCCGGCGTCGGCGTCGCCGCCGGCGCAGCGGTGTACCTGTTCTACGCCCGCGGCGGCGCCGCGGCGGTCAACGGCGCCGTCGCGGGGACGGGGCTGACGAGCTATCGATTCGCCACCGGCCTCGCGGCGCCGGCGCTGGCGGCGCTGTCCGCGGGCGTCGGCGTCGCCCTTACGCTCGTCGCGCTGGCGTACTTCGTGTACGCCGAACTCGACGAGACCACAGCCGTCGGCGGCGACGCGGGCGACCCCGACGCGATCGACCTCTCGGCGCTGGACGAGGTGGGCGTGCGCGCCGCCCCGCCGGAGGCGTTCGACGGCATGACCGAACCGGAGGCGCTCGAGGCGGCTTCCGCCGCGATGGACGCCGACGAGCCCGGCAAGGCGCAGGCGATCCTCGACCGCTTCGACGAGGCGGCGGCCGCTGGGACCGCCGGTTCGCCCGCAGAAGAGGCCGCGGACGGAGCGGAAGTCGGACGGTCTGGCCCGCCGCGCGATCTGTTCGCCGGCGACGTGGGCGTCGTCGGGGTGATTCAGCGGGGCGCCGGCTTCGTCGACTGGCGCGGCCGGTTCGGATCGCTGTGGAACGTCCTCCTCGGCATCGCAGGGACCGTCGCCGCCGCGGGCTACGTGCTGGTCGAGCGTCCCGAACTCGCGGATTCGGTGCTCGCGGAGTACGGCGCCAGCGCCGCGGGGGTCCTCTCTGTGCTCGGCGTGAGCGGGACCGCCGCGCTGGCCGCGTTCGTCGGCGCCGGCGTCGGGGTCGCCCTCCTCTTGGCCGGGATCCTCGCCGTCTACTTCGCGTACGTCGCCGGCACCGATCCCGACGCCGTCGACGTCGAGGTACTCACCACCGAGGAGGTGCGTCGCGCCCCCGACGCGGTGTTCGACGGCATCTCGGAGCGGCGAGCCAACTACCTCGCGGACCGCGCGGCCGCCGCCGGAGACTCGGCGAAGGCGCGCGCGGTGCTGGATCGCTTCGACGAGCTTCAGGCGGCCCACGAAGCGGCCGAGTCGTCCGCAGACGAGCCCGGCGGCACCGGCGGCACCGGCGGCTCGAGCGGCCCCTCGATCCCGGGACTCTCGAGCGACGCCGGCGACCGCGCCTCGCGCGCGACCGGGACGTTCCTGGAAGGACTCACCGGCGGCGGCCGCGACGAAGAGGACATCGGCGGGTACTACGACGACCTCGCGTTCATCGCCGCCTCGCTGCGTTCACGGCTGTTCATCCTGGTCTCGGTGTTCGGGGTCACGCTCGCGAGCGTGTTCGCGTTCCTCTACCTCGGCGGGATCGGCGACGTGAAGAACAACTTCGTGAACCGCATCCCCGAGGAGATCGTCGGCGTCGGCGCCGAGAACTTCGGCGTCATCGTGCTCCACCCGGTGGAAGCGCTCATCTTCGAGGTGAAGATCTCGACCATCGCGGGCGCCGTGGCCGTCCTCCCGTTCATGGCGTACTACGCGTGGCCCGCGCTGCGGGACCGCGGCTTCGTCCGCGGGCGTCGCCAGGTCGTGTTCGGGTGGGTGGCCGCGCTGCTCGCGGGGCTGCTCGGCGGGCTCGCGCTCGGGTACACCGTCATCGCGCCGGCGGTCATCTCCTGGCTCGTGAGCGACGCGCTGGCGGCAGGCATGGTGATCAGCTACCGCATCAGCGACTTCGCGTGGCTGGTGTTCTTCACCACCGTCGGGATCGGGTTCCTCGCGGACGTGCCCGTTTTGATGGTCCTGCTCAACACCATCGGCGTGTCGTACCAGGCGATGCGCTCGCGCTGGCGCGAGGCGACGATCGCGATCATGCTCGCGGCGGCGCTGTTCACCCCGGCGGACGTGTTCACGATGTTCCTCGTCACGATCCCGCTGATGGCGGCGTACGGCGTCGGGCTGGCGATCCTGTGGGTCCTGACGCTCGGTGGCCGGCGCAACCTCGCCAAACCGACCGTCGATCTGACCCGCTGA
- the tatC gene encoding twin-arginine translocase subunit TatC — MTADSDPPDEPSAEADGDRDAETVESAEPPEPAESDGDPAHDGADTDADDAPDDADANPADTEDDRDAGPDPNDGDSGDDDGADEDGDTDGDTSAEDGESSEGRTTDEELGIDRRSPFEDGDNGDGVSSDGDGGLDSDDDLDDDSGNSGDGDSGSGDDGDGDGDGGVERDSLEPTPIAGDTQEIDGSQPVPDAVAGERTGEGGAPAASGETAAASGEGAATNGGGAMTAAQKGMDAVNKGVGALGGEGGGPESDQEMPLAAHIEEMMRRLGLVFGIAGVVVVAVLLIGTVSPTVPSAEQIIEFLWDAHVGFEQNRPRVYGPLEFLLTKLKVASLAGLLVGLPVFVYETYRFMRPGLYPHERRYYLAAVPTSLILGIIGVAFAHFIVLPVIFDYFISYTEGSAELAFSLKETFNLILLLMGYMAIVFQIPLFIQLAIMMGLVTREWMEDRRLLFWSGFVGLAFIVSPDPTGMAPIIVGATMIVLFEGTLALLRWTGN, encoded by the coding sequence ATGACCGCGGACTCGGATCCGCCGGACGAGCCGTCGGCCGAAGCCGACGGCGACCGCGACGCGGAGACGGTCGAGTCCGCAGAACCGCCTGAGCCCGCCGAATCCGACGGCGACCCGGCTCACGACGGTGCCGACACAGACGCCGACGACGCCCCGGACGACGCGGACGCGAATCCGGCCGACACGGAAGACGACCGGGACGCGGGTCCGGATCCCAACGACGGCGATAGCGGCGACGACGACGGCGCTGACGAGGACGGCGACACCGACGGCGACACCAGCGCAGAGGACGGCGAGTCGTCGGAGGGACGGACCACCGACGAGGAACTGGGGATCGACCGCCGGAGTCCGTTCGAGGACGGCGACAACGGTGACGGGGTCAGTTCGGACGGGGACGGCGGACTCGACTCGGACGACGACCTGGACGATGACAGCGGCAACAGCGGCGACGGAGACAGCGGCAGTGGAGACGACGGAGACGGCGACGGTGACGGCGGGGTCGAACGCGACTCGTTGGAGCCGACTCCGATCGCCGGGGACACACAGGAGATCGACGGGTCGCAGCCGGTTCCCGACGCGGTCGCCGGCGAACGAACCGGGGAGGGCGGGGCTCCGGCCGCCAGCGGTGAGACTGCGGCCGCCAGCGGCGAAGGCGCGGCGACGAATGGTGGGGGCGCCATGACGGCGGCCCAGAAGGGGATGGACGCGGTGAACAAGGGTGTCGGCGCGCTCGGCGGCGAGGGCGGCGGCCCCGAATCCGACCAGGAGATGCCGCTGGCCGCGCACATCGAGGAGATGATGCGCCGTCTCGGCCTCGTGTTCGGCATCGCGGGTGTCGTCGTCGTCGCAGTGCTGTTGATCGGGACGGTGTCGCCGACGGTCCCCAGCGCCGAGCAGATCATCGAGTTCCTGTGGGACGCCCACGTCGGCTTCGAGCAGAACCGCCCCCGCGTGTACGGTCCGCTGGAGTTCCTACTCACGAAGCTGAAGGTCGCGTCGCTGGCCGGCCTGTTGGTCGGCCTTCCGGTGTTCGTCTACGAGACCTACCGGTTCATGCGTCCCGGCCTGTACCCGCACGAGCGGCGATACTACCTGGCTGCAGTGCCGACGAGCCTGATTCTGGGGATCATCGGGGTCGCGTTCGCGCACTTCATCGTCCTCCCGGTGATTTTCGATTACTTCATCAGCTACACCGAGGGGAGCGCCGAGTTGGCGTTCAGCCTCAAAGAGACGTTCAACCTCATCCTCCTGCTGATGGGCTACATGGCGATCGTCTTCCAGATTCCGCTGTTCATCCAGCTCGCAATCATGATGGGGCTGGTGACCCGCGAGTGGATGGAGGACCGTCGGCTGCTGTTCTGGTCGGGGTTCGTCGGCCTGGCGTTCATCGTCTCGCCGGATCCGACCGGAATGGCGCCGATCATCGTCGGCGCGACGATGATCGTGCTGTTCGAGGGGACGCTCGCGCTGTTGCGCTGGACCGGGAACTAG
- a CDS encoding histidine phosphatase family protein: protein MGTILLCRHGETTWNRDRRVQGWAPTELTERGREQADALAGFLNDEYAVDRVVASDLERAVETARAVSRSTAAEATLDARWRERDFGRLQGLAYDELFGTYPEYTLSAIGYAAAETVPESGESLLDMRARALTAFADLRAELGDGETVAVVTHGGPLYVVTGDMKGIDVVAAVLDQDQGNCAVNEVRVDDGDRESGDGDAPVAEVIRENVTDFLPEATTQENY from the coding sequence ATGGGAACGATCCTGCTGTGTCGCCACGGCGAGACCACGTGGAACCGCGACCGCCGCGTCCAAGGGTGGGCGCCGACGGAGTTGACCGAGCGCGGCCGCGAGCAGGCCGACGCCCTCGCGGGGTTCCTCAATGACGAGTACGCCGTCGACCGGGTCGTCGCCTCCGACCTCGAACGCGCCGTCGAGACCGCCCGAGCGGTCTCTCGTTCGACGGCCGCGGAGGCGACGCTCGACGCCCGGTGGCGCGAGCGCGACTTCGGCCGATTGCAGGGGCTCGCCTACGACGAACTGTTCGGCACGTACCCCGAGTACACGCTCTCTGCGATCGGCTACGCAGCCGCCGAAACAGTCCCCGAGAGCGGCGAGTCGCTGCTCGACATGCGAGCGCGGGCGCTGACCGCGTTTGCCGACCTTCGCGCCGAGCTCGGCGACGGCGAGACGGTCGCGGTCGTCACTCACGGCGGCCCGCTGTACGTCGTGACCGGGGATATGAAGGGGATCGACGTGGTCGCGGCGGTGCTCGATCAGGACCAGGGAAACTGCGCGGTGAACGAGGTTCGGGTCGACGACGGGGACCGAGAATCCGGCGACGGCGACGCCCCCGTCGCCGAGGTAATCCGCGAGAACGTCACCGACTTCCTGCCGGAGGCGACGACACAGGAGAACTACTGA
- a CDS encoding MutS-related protein: MEFTSVPGVGEKTADALTELDGAEAALRRGDVATLARADGLTDGRAAAIARGAIRERHGDPGGWLATDRAREVYEDALSLLQERAVTGYAEKRLRTIYPSAAESRIEEVREWAGEAVDHEPTEAVLSALAGVEQLSEPRGLRVRERALATADAERYAAVNDAFPELSVEVVEDTRDLAELARSYSTVVALDEEFAGVDVDGDVRVITDPEDHHEEVVPERLLAFFAENRTALLAALDVHEAADIEPALDPEALRDALSRLDDDGTVRGDEELTRLANAVDDLDAAVSTAESVANDHLRDAIREQDVTIEGTDFLSLVEQGARVDSLLSRELADEYDAAIRSAREHLVDALRLAESEAEFTERVFAGDPTFPTEHNEEPLNRLRTELKTARDRRAAALKSSLATDLAALREPADDLVADALELDVELAVARFARDFDCVVPELNDTGAGFAIDGGRSPLLDVSFEEAEPVNYAVSGVTLLSGVNSGGKTSTLDLVALIVTLAHMGLPVPAESARVGRVSELHYYAKSQGTLDAGAFESTLRDFGDLVSGASGRLVLVDELESITEPGASAKIIAGILEALDEQGATGVFVSHLARQIREAATVDVAVDGIEAVGLEDGELVVNRSPKKDHLARSTPELIVEKLAREAGGDGAGGGDGSGGSGSTAGTDAAFYEGLLEKF, from the coding sequence ATGGAGTTCACGTCGGTCCCGGGCGTCGGCGAGAAGACGGCCGATGCCCTCACGGAGCTCGACGGCGCGGAAGCGGCGCTGCGCCGCGGCGACGTGGCGACGCTCGCCCGGGCGGACGGACTCACCGATGGTCGGGCGGCCGCCATCGCGCGCGGCGCAATCCGCGAGCGCCACGGCGATCCCGGCGGCTGGCTGGCGACCGACCGCGCCCGAGAGGTATACGAGGACGCGCTCTCGCTCCTCCAAGAGCGCGCCGTCACCGGCTACGCGGAGAAGCGCCTGCGAACGATCTACCCCTCCGCCGCGGAGTCGCGCATCGAGGAGGTGCGCGAGTGGGCCGGTGAGGCGGTCGACCACGAGCCGACCGAGGCGGTGCTGTCGGCGCTTGCGGGCGTCGAGCAGCTCTCGGAGCCCCGCGGGCTTCGGGTGCGCGAGCGGGCGCTCGCGACCGCCGACGCCGAACGCTACGCGGCGGTGAACGACGCCTTCCCCGAGCTGTCGGTCGAAGTCGTCGAGGACACCCGCGACCTCGCGGAACTGGCGCGCTCGTACAGCACGGTGGTCGCGCTCGACGAGGAGTTCGCCGGCGTCGACGTCGACGGCGACGTGCGCGTCATCACCGATCCCGAGGATCACCACGAGGAGGTCGTCCCCGAGCGCCTGCTCGCGTTTTTCGCGGAGAATCGCACGGCGCTGCTCGCGGCGCTCGACGTGCACGAGGCCGCCGACATCGAGCCCGCCCTCGACCCCGAGGCGCTGCGGGACGCCCTCTCTCGACTCGACGACGACGGCACCGTCCGCGGCGACGAGGAGCTGACCCGACTGGCGAACGCCGTCGACGACCTCGACGCCGCCGTCTCGACCGCCGAGTCCGTCGCCAACGACCACCTCCGCGACGCCATCCGCGAGCAGGACGTGACGATCGAGGGGACAGACTTCCTCTCGCTGGTCGAGCAGGGCGCCCGCGTCGACAGCCTGCTCTCGCGGGAACTGGCCGACGAGTACGACGCCGCGATCCGCAGTGCGCGCGAACACCTCGTGGACGCGCTCCGACTGGCCGAAAGCGAGGCGGAGTTCACCGAACGGGTCTTCGCGGGCGACCCGACGTTCCCGACCGAGCACAACGAAGAGCCGCTGAACCGGCTGCGAACCGAGTTGAAGACCGCTCGCGATCGCCGGGCGGCGGCGCTCAAGTCGTCGCTCGCGACGGACCTGGCCGCCCTCCGGGAGCCCGCCGACGACCTCGTCGCCGACGCGCTCGAACTCGACGTGGAGCTGGCGGTCGCGCGCTTCGCCCGCGACTTCGACTGCGTCGTCCCCGAGCTCAACGACACGGGAGCGGGCTTCGCGATCGACGGGGGGCGATCGCCCTTGTTGGACGTCTCGTTCGAGGAGGCCGAACCCGTCAACTACGCGGTCTCGGGCGTCACCCTGCTGTCGGGCGTCAACTCCGGCGGCAAGACCTCCACGCTCGACCTCGTCGCGCTGATCGTCACGCTCGCGCACATGGGCCTTCCCGTCCCGGCCGAGTCGGCGCGCGTGGGGCGCGTCTCCGAGCTCCACTACTACGCGAAGTCGCAGGGGACGCTCGACGCCGGCGCGTTCGAGTCGACGCTGCGCGACTTCGGCGACCTCGTCTCGGGGGCGTCCGGGCGGCTCGTGCTCGTCGACGAACTGGAATCGATCACCGAGCCCGGCGCCTCCGCGAAGATCATCGCCGGCATCCTCGAAGCCCTCGACGAGCAGGGCGCGACCGGCGTATTCGTCTCCCACCTCGCCCGGCAAATCCGCGAGGCCGCGACCGTCGACGTCGCGGTCGACGGGATCGAGGCCGTGGGGCTGGAGGACGGCGAATTGGTGGTGAACCGCTCACCGAAAAAAGACCACCTCGCGCGGTCGACACCGGAGTTGATCGTCGAGAAGCTTGCGCGGGAGGCGGGCGGCGACGGTGCTGGCGGCGGCGACGGGTCCGGCGGTTCCGGGTCCACTGCGGGCACCGACGCCGCGTTTTACGAGGGGTTGCTGGAGAAGTTCTGA
- a CDS encoding response regulator transcription factor: MTDESAGGETNRDKTAGDARSSSPSDAGRPHVLVVDDEVDIRELYADQLAGEYDVSTAASGPEALDVLDDSVDVVLLDRRMPGLHGDDTVERIRATGVDVRVAAVTGVGADLDVVGLPIDAYLEKPVDRSELLDAVDRLVRVARYDDRVRRYFAVMHKQAVLEDSGVVRTDGEYGELARRREALEAGIDDLHARLDHEDYELLFRDLEDAGYDSPADLYV, encoded by the coding sequence ATGACGGACGAGAGCGCGGGGGGCGAGACGAACAGGGACAAGACCGCGGGAGACGCGCGGTCATCGTCCCCGAGTGACGCCGGGCGTCCGCACGTCCTCGTCGTCGACGACGAGGTCGACATCCGGGAACTGTACGCCGATCAGCTCGCCGGTGAGTACGACGTGTCGACGGCGGCGTCGGGGCCAGAGGCGCTCGACGTGCTCGACGACTCGGTCGACGTGGTGCTGTTGGACCGCCGGATGCCGGGGCTGCACGGCGACGACACGGTCGAACGGATCCGCGCGACCGGCGTCGACGTGCGCGTCGCCGCGGTCACCGGCGTCGGCGCCGACCTCGACGTGGTCGGCCTCCCGATCGACGCGTATCTGGAGAAGCCGGTCGACCGTTCGGAACTGTTGGACGCCGTCGATCGGCTCGTCCGGGTCGCCCGCTACGACGACCGGGTCCGCCGGTACTTCGCGGTGATGCACAAGCAGGCGGTTCTGGAGGACTCGGGCGTCGTGCGGACCGACGGCGAGTACGGCGAGCTCGCCCGCCGTCGCGAGGCGCTAGAGGCGGGAATCGACGATCTGCACGCACGCCTCGACCACGAGGACTACGAGCTCCTGTTCCGCGACCTCGAAGACGCCGGTTACGACTCCCCCGCCGATCTGTACGTCTGA
- a CDS encoding ORC1-type DNA replication protein: MAGDPEDGMLSWDESVFRDEHVFEIDYVPETFRHRESQLESLKYALRPAARGSRPLNTVVRGPPGTGKTTSVQKLFSELRAQTDVRTVRVNCQVDSTRYAVFSRVFEGIFDYEPPSSGISFKKLFGQIADRLVEDDEVLVVALDDVNYLFYENEASDALYSLLRAHEAHAGAKVGVICVSSDLSLSVIEELDSRVQSVFRPEEVYFPKYDVDEVVDILRERAKRGFHDGVLGATELDTVAELTAESGDLRVGIDLLRRAGLNAEMRASRTISIEDVEEAYDKSKYVHLSRSLRGLSDSETALVEVLAEHDGEQAGSVYEAFHDRTDLGYTRYSEIVNKLDQLGLVETEYAEVEGRGRSRSISLTYDPEPVLERIEE, from the coding sequence ATGGCCGGGGACCCCGAAGACGGGATGCTGTCGTGGGACGAGTCCGTCTTCCGGGACGAGCACGTCTTCGAGATCGACTACGTCCCCGAGACGTTCCGACACCGAGAGAGCCAGTTAGAGTCCCTGAAATACGCGCTTCGACCGGCCGCTCGCGGGTCGCGTCCGCTCAACACCGTCGTCCGGGGCCCGCCCGGTACCGGGAAGACCACCTCGGTGCAGAAGCTGTTCTCGGAGCTTCGCGCGCAGACGGACGTGCGGACGGTCCGCGTCAACTGCCAGGTCGACTCCACCCGCTACGCGGTGTTTTCGCGGGTGTTCGAGGGAATCTTCGACTACGAGCCCCCCAGCTCCGGCATCTCGTTCAAGAAGCTGTTCGGCCAGATCGCCGACCGCCTCGTCGAGGACGACGAGGTACTCGTCGTCGCGCTCGACGACGTGAACTACCTGTTCTACGAGAACGAGGCCTCCGACGCCCTCTACTCGTTACTTCGGGCCCACGAGGCCCACGCCGGCGCGAAGGTCGGGGTCATCTGCGTCTCCTCGGACCTCTCGCTGTCGGTCATCGAGGAGTTAGACTCGCGCGTGCAGTCGGTGTTCCGCCCGGAAGAGGTGTACTTCCCGAAGTACGACGTGGACGAGGTGGTCGACATCCTCCGCGAACGGGCGAAGCGCGGCTTCCACGACGGCGTCCTCGGCGCCACCGAACTCGATACGGTCGCGGAACTGACCGCCGAGTCGGGCGACCTCCGGGTCGGCATCGACCTCCTGCGTCGGGCCGGGCTCAACGCCGAGATGCGTGCCTCCCGGACGATCAGCATCGAGGACGTGGAGGAAGCGTACGACAAGTCGAAGTACGTCCACCTCTCGCGCAGTCTCCGCGGACTCTCGGACTCGGAGACGGCGCTCGTGGAGGTGCTCGCGGAACACGACGGCGAGCAGGCCGGGTCGGTGTACGAGGCGTTCCACGACCGGACCGATCTGGGCTACACGCGCTACTCGGAGATCGTCAACAAGCTGGACCAGCTCGGGCTCGTGGAGACGGAGTACGCCGAGGTGGAGGGCCGAGGGCGCTCGCGGTCGATCTCGCTGACGTACGACCCCGAGCCGGTGCTGGAGCGGATCGAAGAGTAA
- a CDS encoding tyrosine--tRNA ligase, with amino-acid sequence MDAHDLITRNATEVVTEEEVRALAEDPDGKRVYVGYEPSGVLHIGHMLTATKLIDLQEAGFEVVVLLADVHAYLNDKGTFAEIRETAERMRDQFLAYGLDAESTEFVYGSEFQLDEEYVLDTHELEVSTTLNRAQRAMAEIQGGDTAKVSHLVYPLMQALDIVYLDLDLAVGGLDQRKVHMLHREQIPAMAGESDHDYEARPCLHTPILADLDTGVGKMSSSSGTTISMEDSAEDIAEKINGAFCPPTRDPEPDDEGNERENPVLEIFEYSVFPRFDTVVVERPEEYGGDLEYDDYESLAADLESGELHPADAKGALADSLNELIAPGREVLRELDA; translated from the coding sequence ATGGATGCCCACGATCTGATCACCCGGAACGCGACCGAGGTGGTCACCGAGGAGGAGGTACGCGCGCTAGCCGAGGACCCGGACGGCAAGCGGGTGTACGTCGGATACGAGCCGTCGGGCGTCCTCCACATCGGACACATGCTGACGGCGACGAAGCTCATCGACCTGCAGGAAGCGGGCTTCGAGGTCGTCGTCCTCCTCGCGGACGTACACGCGTACCTCAACGACAAGGGGACGTTCGCCGAGATCCGCGAGACGGCCGAGCGCATGCGCGACCAGTTCCTCGCGTACGGTCTCGACGCCGAGTCGACGGAGTTCGTCTACGGCTCGGAGTTCCAGCTCGACGAGGAGTACGTCCTCGACACCCACGAACTGGAGGTGTCCACGACGCTCAATCGCGCCCAGCGCGCGATGGCGGAGATCCAAGGCGGCGACACCGCGAAGGTGAGCCACCTAGTGTACCCACTGATGCAGGCGCTGGACATCGTCTACCTCGATCTCGATCTCGCCGTCGGCGGCCTCGACCAGCGGAAGGTCCACATGCTCCACCGCGAGCAAATTCCCGCGATGGCCGGCGAGAGCGACCACGACTACGAGGCCCGGCCGTGCCTGCACACGCCGATCCTTGCGGACCTCGACACCGGCGTCGGCAAGATGTCATCGTCGTCGGGCACGACCATCTCGATGGAGGACTCCGCCGAGGACATCGCCGAGAAGATCAACGGCGCGTTCTGCCCGCCGACGCGCGATCCGGAACCGGACGACGAGGGGAACGAGCGCGAGAACCCCGTACTCGAGATCTTCGAGTACTCGGTGTTCCCGCGCTTCGACACGGTCGTCGTCGAGCGCCCCGAGGAGTACGGCGGCGATCTCGAGTACGACGACTATGAGTCGCTGGCGGCGGATCTGGAGTCGGGCGAGCTTCACCCCGCGGACGCGAAGGGCGCGCTCGCTGACTCCCTGAACGAGCTGATCGCTCCGGGGCGGGAAGTGCTGCGGGAACTCGACGCGTAA
- a CDS encoding DUF7470 family protein yields the protein MIDKLGTAGVAGAVLLFAGLALVAWSAPIVAVGLALVLAGTGLVVKGLATSLMRQFGFA from the coding sequence ATGATCGACAAACTCGGCACCGCCGGCGTCGCCGGCGCCGTCCTGCTGTTTGCCGGCCTCGCGCTCGTCGCGTGGTCGGCTCCGATCGTCGCGGTCGGCCTGGCGCTCGTGCTCGCGGGCACCGGTCTCGTGGTGAAGGGCCTCGCAACCAGCCTGATGCGGCAGTTCGGGTTCGCGTAG
- the eif1A gene encoding translation initiation factor eIF-1A: MSDGDGTGRKNLRMPDDDEVFAEVTEMLGANRVKVRCNDGVERTARIPGRMQKRTWIREGDLVLVSPWDWQDEKADIEHRYESQDADQLRDEGHIA, translated from the coding sequence ATGAGCGACGGCGACGGGACCGGTCGCAAGAATCTCCGAATGCCCGACGACGACGAAGTGTTCGCCGAGGTGACCGAGATGCTCGGCGCCAACCGCGTGAAAGTCCGGTGCAACGACGGCGTCGAGCGCACCGCGCGCATCCCCGGCCGGATGCAAAAACGAACCTGGATCCGCGAGGGCGACCTCGTCCTGGTCAGCCCGTGGGACTGGCAAGACGAGAAGGCCGACATCGAACACCGCTACGAGAGCCAAGACGCCGATCAGCTGCGCGATGAAGGCCACATCGCCTGA